The genomic interval CAAGCGATCGAGTCTCAAGGGTTAACGAGTGTTGAAGAGGTCAAAGGCTGTACGAGTGCTTCGAGGTCATGCGGGGGCTGTAAATCGTTAGTTGCGGATCTTTTGGAATGTACGTTAGGGGATGCATTTAGTAAATCAAATCAAAAGGAACCAATTTGTAGCTGTACAACATTATCTAGAGATGACGTTATAGCTGAAATTCGCGAAAAGAATTTGACTCATACTCGTGAAGTGATGAGTGTTCTAGGATGGACGACGAGTGAAGGGTGTTCTAAATGTAGACCAGCTTTGAATTATTATTTAGGTATGGTTAATCCACTAGAATATAAGGATGAAAGAGAATCTCGCTATGTAAATGAGCGTCTTCATGCCAATATTCAAAAGGATGGTACATTCTCTGTTGTACCAAGAATGTATGGAGGCGTTACAAATTCAGATCAATTACGGAAAATCGCAGATGTTGCGGATAAGTACAATGTTCCATTATTAAAAGTGACCGGTGGACAGCGAATTGATATGTTTGGTGTGAAGAAGGAAGACCTTCCAAAGGTTTGGGCAGATCTTGATATGCCATCTGGTTATGCTTATGGAAAAACACTTCGAACAGTGAAAACTTGCGTTGGGGAAAGCTTCTGTCGCTTTGGTACACAAGATTCTATGGGCTTAGGTATTGCTTTAGAAAAGAAATTCGAGCGTGTAGGCACACCGCATAAGTTTAAAATGGCTGTTTCCGCTTGTCCGCGTAACTGTGCAGAATCAGGAATTAAAGATCTTGGTGTTGTTGGTGTAGATGGTGCATGGGAAATTTATGTGGGAGGAAACGGTGGTACGCATTTAAGGGCAGCAGATCTATTATGTAAAGTAAAAACAAGTGATGAAGTAATTGAAATAACAGGTGCCTATTTCCAATACTACCGTGAGACGGCTGTCTATTTAGAAAGAACTTCTGTATGGGTAGAGCGAATGGGTCTTGATTCTATCAGAGCCGTTATTGAAGATAAACAAAACCGAATCGAGTTAAACCAACGGTTAAATGAAGCATTATCTGTATTACAAGATCCATGGAAAGAAGCGCTTAACAGCGATAGAATCTTAAAAGATTTATATCAAAGTGTAAAAGTGCCTGCGGGAGTCAAATGAAAAACGAGGAGGAAATGACTATGGAAAAAACCCTTCAGCGAATCAAGGTTGCAACAGTGAGTGAATTACCAAAAGATCTTGGGAAGACGGTACGTGTCGGTTCTCACGAAATTGCGCTCTTTCATTTAGCAAATGGTAAAATTCGAGCGATTGAAAATCGTTGTCCTCATAAAGGGGGCGTGCTTGCGGAAGGAATGGTAAGCGGAGAGCATGTTTTTTGCCCGATGCATGATTGGAAAATCAATGTTTGCGATGGGGAAGTTCAAAAACCGGATAGAGGATGTGTAAATACATTTAAGGTTGAAATAGAAAATGAAGATGTTTATATTGTTCTAGATAAATAGTAATATAGACAGATAGGAATATAGGAAAGAGGGAAGTCCACGATGACGTACGTACAGCCAGAACAAGTTGTGAAAAATATGGTTCAAGCAGGAGCTGCTAAGTCAAAGCTTCCCGTTCGAGACCTTGTAATAAGAGGGGCATTAGCCGGGGCACTTCTCGGCTTTGGCACCACTCTAGCCTTTACTGCAGAAACACAAACACAAATGGGGATTGTAGGTGCACTGCTTTTCCCCGCTTGTTTTGTAATTATTATTCTGCTTGGACTAGAATTGGTTACAGGGAATTTTGCTTTAATTCCTTTAGCTGTTTTAGAAAAGAAGGCAACGTGGCAAGAAATGCTGACCAACTGGTTCTGGGTAATCGTTGGCCATGTTATTGGCGGTTCTTTTTATGCGATGTTATATGTGATTGCCGCTACTCATTTGGGGCATGTGACGGACCATGCTGTAGCCCAAAAGATTATTCAGGTTGCTGAAGCAAAAACGCTAGGCTATTCAGCGTTAGGGACTGCAGGATTGCTTATTGTCTTTGTAAAGGGAATTCTTTGTAACTGGATGGTGGCGTTAGGAGCTGTTATGGCCATGACATCACAAGCAACTCTTGGAAAAATCGTTGCGATGTGGCTGCCTATTTTACTGTTTTTTGCTCAAGGATTTGAACATGCGGTCGTCAATATGTTCGTTATACCCGCTGGAATGATGTTAGGCGCGGATATTACGCTGTCTCATTGGTGGATATGGAACCAAACCCCAGTGTTACTTGGGAACCTTGTTGGTGGTTTGTTATTTACTGGACTTGCTTTATACGTCACATACCGAAGCAGAGAAGTGAACAAAGGGAAAGAACAGGTGAAGAACGATAAAGGCAAGCGAGAGAGAATGGTAAGCTAAGGAGGGACAGCAGATGGGAAAAGTATACTTAGTTGGAGCGGGTCCTGGAGATCCTGACTTAATTACGATTAAAGCATTAAAGTGTATTCGAGAAGCGGATATTATTTTATATGATCGTCTAGTTAATAAATGTTTATTAGAGGAAGCGAAACCGGATGCCACACTTATTTATTGTGGTAAACTTCCGAATAATCATACGATGAAACAAGAAGCGATTAATGCTCTATTAGTTCAATGCGGAAAACAAGATAAAGTTATCACCCGTTTAAAAGGTGGTGACCCTTTTGTATTTGGTCGAGGGGCTGAAGAGGCCGAGGCGTTAGTGGAGAATGGTATTCCTTTTGAAATTGTTCCAGGTATTACATCAGGAATTGCAGCACCAGCTTATGCGGGAATTCCCGTTACACACCGCGAGTATGGAAATTCATTTGCGGTTATAACGGGTCATGGTGTAAAAGGGAAGCCTACCAATATCAATTGGGAAGGGTTGGCGAAAGGGGTAGATACTCTCGTGGTTTATATGGGAGTCGGCAATCTATCATATATTTGTCAATCATTGCTTAATAATGGAAAGAGCGCTGATACGCCAATCGCGTTAGTTCATTGGGGAACAAAGGCGGAACAGCGTACGGTAACGGGTACACTTAGTACGATTGTAGAAGTTGTGAAAGAGAAAAAGATTGAAAATCCGAGTATGATTATTATTGGAGAAGTAGTGAAAGTAAGAGAGAAAATTGCTTGGTTTAAGGAAGCTAATTTAGTGGAATCTAAATGGTTTTTAGAAGGGGAAAGCGTATGAAGGCGGTCTTATATGTATGCCATGGCAGTCGAGTACAGGAAGGATGTCAGCAAGCCATTGAATTTGTTCAAAAAACGCAACAATTAGTGTCAGTGCCGATTCAAGAAATTAGTTTTCTAGAATTGGCTCATCCGACAATAGAAGAAGGCTTTACCCGGTGTATTGAACAAGGAGCAACAGAAATAGCGG from Peribacillus asahii carries:
- the cobA gene encoding uroporphyrinogen-III C-methyltransferase, which gives rise to MGKVYLVGAGPGDPDLITIKALKCIREADIILYDRLVNKCLLEEAKPDATLIYCGKLPNNHTMKQEAINALLVQCGKQDKVITRLKGGDPFVFGRGAEEAEALVENGIPFEIVPGITSGIAAPAYAGIPVTHREYGNSFAVITGHGVKGKPTNINWEGLAKGVDTLVVYMGVGNLSYICQSLLNNGKSADTPIALVHWGTKAEQRTVTGTLSTIVEVVKEKKIENPSMIIIGEVVKVREKIAWFKEANLVESKWFLEGESV
- a CDS encoding formate/nitrite transporter family protein, whose amino-acid sequence is MTYVQPEQVVKNMVQAGAAKSKLPVRDLVIRGALAGALLGFGTTLAFTAETQTQMGIVGALLFPACFVIIILLGLELVTGNFALIPLAVLEKKATWQEMLTNWFWVIVGHVIGGSFYAMLYVIAATHLGHVTDHAVAQKIIQVAEAKTLGYSALGTAGLLIVFVKGILCNWMVALGAVMAMTSQATLGKIVAMWLPILLFFAQGFEHAVVNMFVIPAGMMLGADITLSHWWIWNQTPVLLGNLVGGLLFTGLALYVTYRSREVNKGKEQVKNDKGKRERMVS
- the nirD gene encoding nitrite reductase small subunit NirD, encoding MEKTLQRIKVATVSELPKDLGKTVRVGSHEIALFHLANGKIRAIENRCPHKGGVLAEGMVSGEHVFCPMHDWKINVCDGEVQKPDRGCVNTFKVEIENEDVYIVLDK